In Sphingomonas sp. LT1P40, the following are encoded in one genomic region:
- the hfq gene encoding RNA chaperone Hfq: MADKNTSLQDLFLNALRKSKTPVTMFLVKGVKLQGIVTWFDNFSVLLRRDGQSQLIYKHAISTIMPSGSVDVASIVDAVPEVASKNPVLQEIFLGAVKRQQESVTMFLVNGVMLQGGIAAFDLFCMLLQRDGAYQLVYKHAVSTIQPAHPLNLADDVDAD; the protein is encoded by the coding sequence ATGGCCGACAAGAATACTTCTCTTCAGGACCTGTTCCTGAATGCACTCCGCAAATCCAAGACTCCGGTTACCATGTTCCTGGTCAAGGGCGTGAAACTGCAGGGCATCGTAACCTGGTTCGACAATTTTTCCGTGTTGCTGCGCCGCGACGGCCAGTCGCAGCTGATCTACAAACACGCCATTTCCACCATCATGCCGTCGGGGTCGGTCGATGTCGCGTCGATCGTCGATGCGGTGCCCGAAGTGGCGTCGAAGAACCCGGTATTGCAGGAAATCTTCCTGGGCGCCGTGAAGCGTCAGCAGGAAAGCGTGACCATGTTCCTGGTCAATGGCGTGATGCTGCAGGGCGGGATCGCGGCGTTCGACCTGTTCTGCATGCTGCTTCAGCGCGACGGCGCGTACCAGCTGGTTTACAAGCATGCGGTGTCCACCATTCAGCCGGCGCACCCGCTGAACCTGGCCGACGACGTCGACGCCGATTGA
- a CDS encoding AAA family ATPase yields MTSFAGNTAAKAALRDAMSGEQLHHAWLLAGPEGVGKGSFARAAAARMLAEAAGATGLPGDFDVPEEHHTARMIAAGAHPDYRELLRLPKDPDKPDQNIARSIKIDQVRTLNPMFATKPSMSSRRVVVIDAIDDVERPGAANALLKNLEEPPQGTIFLLVSHSPGRLLPTIRSRCRLLRFDPLSDVEVASVLRAELPEASAAEIEALVRAGAGSPGKALGFAGLDLATLDTEMTAIAARGDPDNAIRARLAKTLGAKAAQPRYEAFLARVPAYIASEARARHGKSLTSALDAYQSASELGPLALAQSLDAQATVFEMGGILARLATR; encoded by the coding sequence ATGACGTCATTCGCCGGAAACACCGCCGCAAAGGCAGCGTTGCGCGATGCCATGTCGGGCGAGCAACTGCACCACGCCTGGCTCCTCGCGGGACCGGAGGGGGTGGGGAAAGGCAGCTTTGCCCGCGCGGCCGCCGCGCGGATGCTTGCCGAAGCGGCGGGCGCGACCGGCCTTCCCGGTGATTTCGACGTCCCCGAAGAGCATCACACCGCGCGCATGATCGCGGCGGGGGCGCATCCCGATTACCGTGAGCTGCTGCGCCTGCCCAAGGATCCCGACAAGCCCGACCAGAATATCGCGCGGTCGATCAAGATCGACCAGGTCCGCACGCTCAACCCGATGTTCGCCACCAAACCGAGCATGTCGTCGCGTCGCGTGGTGGTGATCGATGCCATCGACGACGTCGAACGGCCGGGCGCCGCCAATGCGCTGCTCAAAAATCTGGAGGAGCCGCCACAGGGCACGATCTTCCTGCTGGTCAGCCACTCGCCGGGCCGCTTGCTCCCGACGATCCGTTCGCGCTGTCGTCTGTTGCGCTTCGATCCGCTGAGCGATGTCGAGGTTGCATCCGTCCTGCGCGCCGAATTGCCGGAGGCGAGCGCGGCGGAGATCGAGGCGCTGGTCCGCGCCGGTGCCGGTTCCCCCGGCAAGGCGCTGGGCTTCGCCGGTCTCGACCTTGCCACGCTCGACACCGAAATGACCGCGATTGCGGCACGTGGCGACCCCGATAACGCGATCCGTGCCCGTCTCGCCAAAACGCTGGGCGCCAAGGCAGCACAGCCGCGTTACGAAGCGTTCTTGGCTCGCGTCCCCGCCTATATCGCCAGCGAAGCGCGCGCCCGACACGGCAAATCGCTGACCAGCGCGCTCGACGCCTATCAAAGCGCCAGCGAACTCGGCCCGCTCGCGCTCGCCCAATCGCTCGATGCACAGGCGACGGTGTTCGAGATGGGCGGGATATTGGCACGCCTCGCCACGCGCTGA
- a CDS encoding TatD family hydrolase: MRLADSHCHLNYKGLAEQQDEVLVRARDSGVVAMLNISTREREWDDVLATAEQQPDVWATVGIHPHEADQHAHIDTAKLVERARHPRVVGIGESGLDYYYDHSDRDQQRTSFRAHIAAARETGLPLIVHTRDAEADTAEIMAEEMGRGAYPAVIHCFTASGEFADKALAMGCYISISGIVTFKNARDLQETAARLPLDRLLIETDAPFLAPVPHRGKTGEPAFVADTCRFLAQLRGEDPDMLADATRENFHRLFAKTLA, translated from the coding sequence ATGAGGCTCGCCGACAGCCATTGCCACCTCAACTATAAGGGGCTGGCCGAGCAGCAGGACGAAGTGCTCGTCCGCGCCCGTGACAGCGGCGTCGTAGCAATGCTCAACATTTCCACGCGCGAGCGCGAATGGGATGACGTGCTGGCCACCGCCGAGCAACAGCCTGACGTGTGGGCCACGGTCGGCATTCACCCGCACGAGGCCGATCAACACGCGCATATCGACACCGCCAAGCTGGTCGAACGCGCCCGCCACCCGCGCGTCGTCGGCATCGGCGAAAGCGGGCTCGACTATTATTACGACCACAGCGACCGCGACCAGCAACGCACCAGTTTCCGCGCGCACATCGCCGCTGCGCGCGAAACCGGCCTGCCGCTGATCGTCCACACCCGCGATGCCGAGGCCGACACGGCGGAGATCATGGCCGAGGAGATGGGGAGGGGGGCCTATCCCGCCGTCATCCACTGCTTCACCGCCAGCGGCGAGTTCGCCGACAAGGCGCTGGCGATGGGCTGCTACATCTCGATCTCGGGCATCGTTACGTTCAAAAATGCCCGTGACTTGCAGGAAACCGCCGCGCGGTTGCCGCTCGACCGGCTGCTGATCGAGACGGACGCCCCCTTCCTCGCCCCTGTGCCGCACCGGGGCAAGACTGGTGAGCCAGCCTTCGTCGCCGACACCTGCCGTTTCCTGGCGCAACTGCGCGGGGAAGACCCGGATATGCTGGCGGACGCCACGCGCGAAAATTTCCACCGTCTTTTCGCCAAGACACTTGCATGA
- a CDS encoding MBL fold metallo-hydrolase, translating to MKVRILGSGTSSGVPRIGNDWGACDPADPRNRRTRASILIETATTRILVDTSPDMREQLLAAGVADVDAVIWTHDHADHCHGIDDLRQLMHARGAPVPGFARAATAVSLPERFRYVFTGGGPYRATATITPLADVMTVGDIEIRTVDQPHGGITSAGLRFTVGDKSIAYATDFNEFTTNMRHLYTGLDLFVVDALRREPHPTHPHLAQTLRWARECGSPRTVLIHMDTSMDYMTLKAELPAGVEPGHDGMEIIV from the coding sequence ATGAAGGTCCGTATCCTCGGCTCCGGCACTTCGTCCGGTGTGCCGCGGATCGGCAATGACTGGGGCGCGTGCGATCCGGCCGACCCGCGCAACCGCCGTACCCGCGCGTCGATCCTGATCGAAACCGCCACCACCCGCATCCTCGTCGATACCAGCCCCGACATGCGCGAACAGCTGCTCGCCGCCGGTGTCGCGGACGTGGACGCGGTGATCTGGACCCACGACCATGCCGATCATTGTCACGGCATCGACGATCTGCGTCAGTTGATGCACGCACGCGGCGCGCCAGTGCCCGGATTCGCGCGCGCCGCAACTGCCGTCAGTCTGCCCGAACGCTTTCGCTACGTATTCACTGGTGGCGGACCGTATCGCGCTACCGCCACGATCACGCCGCTGGCTGACGTCATGACGGTGGGCGACATCGAAATCCGCACGGTGGATCAGCCGCATGGTGGCATCACCTCGGCCGGCTTGCGGTTCACAGTCGGTGATAAGTCGATTGCCTATGCTACTGATTTTAATGAATTTACAACGAATATGCGACATCTCTACACAGGTCTCGACCTGTTCGTCGTCGATGCACTGCGCCGCGAGCCGCATCCCACTCACCCGCATCTGGCTCAAACGCTGCGATGGGCGCGGGAATGTGGCTCGCCCCGCACGGTTCTCATTCATATGGACACCAGCATGGACTATATGACGCTGAAAGCCGAATTGCCCGCAGGGGTCGAGCCGGGTCATGACGGCATGGAGATCATCGTTTGA
- a CDS encoding D-alanyl-D-alanine carboxypeptidase family protein, whose product MKKFLLSATAISLAVTPTAAQTPPFQTTAPVAFMEDLSSNAILYAKDADRRMPPASMAKMMTAYVAFDLIKQGKLKLTDMVDVRPETWRKWHGPSAGSTMFLSAGQKVSVENLLNGVIVVSGNDACVVLAEHLAGTEEAFTGLMNAKAKELGLNNSNFGTSNGWPDKGVTFVTARDLAKLAKATINNHPDLYKRFYSRESFTFGTTLGGKPITQANRDPLLGRVKGADGLKTGHTDEAGYGFTGSAEQNDRRLVMVVAGLTSFNGRIDESVKFMDWGFRAWASQKIVSKGRKVESAAVQLGDQSEVGLVAPRDLSIAVPAGTKPDLRATVVYQGPLKAPIKAGTHIADLVITSPGMPEQRVPLVAQADVGEAGFFGRAWAGLMAFFRA is encoded by the coding sequence ATGAAGAAGTTCCTGCTTTCCGCCACCGCCATCAGTCTGGCCGTCACGCCGACCGCTGCGCAGACCCCGCCGTTCCAGACCACGGCACCGGTCGCGTTCATGGAGGATCTGTCGTCCAACGCGATCCTTTATGCCAAGGACGCCGATCGCCGCATGCCGCCCGCGTCGATGGCGAAGATGATGACCGCCTATGTCGCGTTCGACCTCATCAAGCAGGGTAAGCTGAAGCTGACCGACATGGTCGATGTGCGGCCTGAGACTTGGCGGAAATGGCATGGTCCTTCAGCGGGTTCGACCATGTTCCTGTCAGCGGGTCAGAAGGTCAGCGTCGAAAATTTGCTCAACGGCGTGATCGTCGTTTCGGGTAACGATGCCTGCGTCGTGCTGGCCGAACATCTGGCAGGGACCGAGGAAGCCTTTACCGGCCTGATGAACGCAAAGGCCAAGGAGCTTGGCCTGAACAACAGCAATTTCGGCACGTCCAATGGCTGGCCGGACAAGGGCGTGACCTTCGTCACCGCGCGCGATCTGGCCAAGCTGGCCAAGGCGACGATCAACAACCATCCCGACCTCTATAAGCGCTTCTATTCGCGCGAGAGCTTCACCTTCGGCACCACGCTGGGCGGCAAGCCGATTACGCAGGCCAATCGCGACCCGTTGCTGGGCCGCGTGAAGGGCGCCGATGGACTGAAAACGGGTCATACTGATGAAGCGGGCTATGGTTTTACCGGCTCCGCCGAACAAAATGACCGCCGCCTGGTAATGGTCGTTGCAGGCCTGACCAGCTTCAACGGGCGGATCGACGAATCGGTCAAGTTCATGGACTGGGGCTTCCGCGCCTGGGCCTCGCAAAAGATCGTGAGCAAGGGCCGCAAGGTCGAAAGCGCCGCCGTGCAACTCGGCGATCAGTCCGAAGTCGGCCTCGTCGCCCCGCGTGACCTGTCGATCGCCGTGCCAGCGGGCACAAAACCCGATCTGCGCGCCACCGTCGTCTATCAGGGGCCGTTAAAGGCACCGATCAAGGCCGGCACGCATATCGCCGATCTCGTCATCACCTCACCCGGCATGCCTGAGCAGCGCGTGCCTTTGGTCGCCCAGGCCGATGTCGGCGAGGCCGGCTTTTTCGGTCGCGCCTGGGCCGGGCTGATGGCGTTCTTCAGGGCATGA
- a CDS encoding retropepsin-like aspartic protease family protein, which translates to MSETQIVQLVALVGFLALVLGSLSVRRLRIGFILKTVLGWAAIALVIWVIVINKDRIAAQFGTIGARLGVSEPAQVAQGETVRIRLSPDGHFWARATINGVERRMLIDSGATVSAISETTARAARIDYESGMPVTVSTANGTVQARRGRAQRVDVGPLGTDDLVVFVAPSFGELDVLGMNFLSRLKGWRVEGNVLILEPQPRAAT; encoded by the coding sequence TTGAGCGAAACACAAATCGTTCAGCTCGTCGCATTGGTCGGGTTTCTGGCGCTGGTGCTGGGTTCGCTCAGCGTCCGGCGGCTGCGCATTGGCTTCATCCTGAAGACGGTGCTTGGCTGGGCCGCCATTGCGTTGGTGATCTGGGTCATCGTTATCAACAAGGATCGCATCGCCGCCCAGTTCGGCACCATCGGCGCGCGGCTGGGCGTCAGCGAACCGGCGCAGGTCGCGCAGGGCGAAACCGTCCGCATTCGCCTGTCGCCCGATGGCCATTTCTGGGCACGCGCGACGATCAACGGGGTCGAGCGTCGCATGCTGATCGACAGCGGCGCGACCGTCAGCGCGATCAGCGAGACGACCGCGCGCGCCGCCAGGATCGATTATGAAAGCGGTATGCCGGTCACGGTGTCGACCGCGAATGGCACGGTGCAGGCGCGTCGCGGACGTGCGCAACGCGTGGATGTCGGGCCGCTCGGCACCGACGACCTTGTCGTGTTCGTCGCGCCCAGCTTTGGCGAGCTCGACGTGCTCGGCATGAACTTTCTGTCGCGGCTCAAAGGCTGGCGGGTGGAGGGGAACGTGTTGATCCTGGAACCGCAGCCGCGCGCAGCAACCTAG
- the hflX gene encoding GTPase HflX, with product MSTGFDRDPDEFARGAKAIVVYPDMGGSTRDAEARLDETAGLALAIGIQVVERSALRIRAPKPGTLIGSGQVEALAEIVAAQELTLAVFDAALTPVQQRNLETGLGCKVIDRTGLILEIFGERARTAEGRLQVELAHLDYQAGRLVRSWTHLERQRGGFGFLGGPGETQIEADRRLIRDRMARLKRELDSVSRTRGLHRERRQRAPWPVIALVGYTNAGKSTLFNRVTGADVMAENLLFATLDPTLRQISLPGIDKAILSDTVGFVSELPTQLVAAFKATLEEVVSADLLIHVRDIAHPDSEAQRDDVEQVLTDIGVDRDTPRFEAWNKLDLLDEEARAIALEKASKREDVVAVSALSGEGVDTLIAAVAARLTEGHRRYHVTLGSGDGAGAAWLHQHGEVIGHRVEGDLAIYEVRMSPKDYERFEVRGA from the coding sequence ATGAGCACCGGATTCGACCGCGACCCCGATGAGTTCGCACGGGGCGCGAAGGCGATCGTCGTTTATCCCGACATGGGCGGGAGCACGCGCGATGCCGAGGCGCGTCTGGACGAGACCGCCGGCCTTGCGCTCGCGATCGGCATTCAGGTGGTCGAGCGGTCGGCGCTGCGGATTCGTGCGCCGAAGCCGGGGACGCTGATCGGGTCGGGTCAGGTCGAGGCGCTGGCGGAAATCGTGGCGGCTCAGGAATTGACGCTGGCGGTGTTCGACGCCGCGTTGACCCCGGTGCAGCAGCGCAATCTGGAGACCGGGCTGGGGTGCAAGGTGATCGACCGCACTGGCCTTATATTGGAAATTTTTGGCGAACGGGCACGCACCGCCGAAGGGCGGTTGCAGGTCGAGCTGGCGCATCTGGACTATCAGGCAGGGCGGCTGGTGCGCAGCTGGACTCACCTTGAGCGGCAGCGTGGCGGCTTTGGCTTTCTGGGCGGGCCGGGCGAGACGCAGATCGAGGCGGATCGGCGGCTGATCCGCGACCGGATGGCGCGGTTGAAGCGTGAGCTGGATTCGGTGAGCAGGACGCGCGGGCTGCACCGTGAGCGGCGGCAGCGGGCGCCGTGGCCCGTGATCGCGCTGGTGGGCTATACCAACGCCGGAAAATCGACGCTTTTCAATCGCGTAACGGGTGCCGACGTCATGGCGGAGAATCTGTTGTTCGCCACGCTGGACCCGACCTTGCGACAGATTTCTTTGCCCGGGATCGACAAGGCGATCCTGTCGGACACGGTGGGGTTCGTGTCCGAACTACCGACGCAGCTGGTGGCGGCGTTCAAGGCGACGCTGGAGGAAGTGGTGTCGGCCGATCTGCTGATCCATGTCCGCGACATCGCGCATCCCGACAGCGAGGCGCAGCGCGACGATGTCGAGCAGGTGCTGACCGATATCGGCGTGGACCGCGACACCCCGCGGTTCGAGGCGTGGAACAAGCTTGACCTTCTGGACGAGGAGGCGCGCGCGATTGCTTTGGAAAAAGCGAGCAAGCGCGAGGATGTCGTCGCAGTGTCGGCACTGAGCGGGGAGGGCGTCGATACGCTGATCGCCGCCGTCGCGGCGCGGCTGACCGAGGGACATCGGCGCTATCATGTAACGCTGGGCTCCGGCGACGGCGCAGGCGCGGCCTGGCTGCACCAGCATGGCGAAGTGATCGGCCATCGGGTCGAGGGTGATCTGGCGATCTATGAAGTGCGGATGTCACCCAAGGATTATGAGAGGTTCGAGGTTCGCGGCGCATGA
- the tmk gene encoding dTMP kinase: MSGRFLSLEGGEGTGKSTQARRLADALEARGVHVVLTREPGGTEGAEAIRGLLMQGEVTRWSAHAEALLFAAARADHVEKLIRPAVEAGSWVLCDRYIDSTRAYQGAQDIDDAAILALHGFGTRGLLPDRTLVLDLPDGDGHARSLARDGGAADRFGARGPGFHADVAAQFRRIAAAEPDRVRLIDASGTIDDVTTSLLDALSDLLP; this comes from the coding sequence ATGAGCGGGCGCTTCCTCAGCCTTGAGGGCGGGGAGGGCACAGGCAAGTCCACGCAGGCGCGGCGGCTGGCCGATGCGCTGGAGGCGCGCGGCGTGCATGTCGTGCTTACTCGCGAACCCGGCGGCACGGAGGGTGCAGAGGCAATTCGCGGCCTGTTGATGCAAGGCGAGGTAACCCGCTGGAGCGCGCATGCCGAGGCCTTGCTGTTCGCCGCCGCGCGCGCCGACCATGTCGAGAAGCTCATTCGCCCTGCGGTAGAAGCGGGCAGCTGGGTGCTTTGCGACCGCTATATCGACTCCACCCGCGCCTATCAGGGGGCGCAGGATATCGACGATGCCGCGATCCTGGCGCTGCACGGGTTCGGCACGCGCGGCCTGTTGCCCGATCGCACGCTGGTGCTGGACCTGCCCGATGGCGACGGTCACGCCCGCTCGCTGGCGCGCGATGGCGGTGCCGCGGATCGTTTCGGCGCGCGTGGTCCGGGCTTTCACGCCGACGTCGCTGCCCAGTTCCGCCGCATTGCCGCTGCCGAGCCGGATCGAGTTCGCCTCATCGACGCGTCGGGTACGATCGATGACGTCACGACGTCACTGCTGGACGCGCTGTCAGACCTGCTGCCATGA
- a CDS encoding peptidylprolyl isomerase codes for MMLVQRCFIGFLAALLVSAAPPEPAVVRVRLVTSVGNVTLALDARRAPKTVTNFMLYVDDGRLEGTEFYRSARRKTDPKYGFVQGGIGTDARRILPALPLEPTSRTGIRHLSGAISMAHGLNPNSASGNFSIMVGDNPTLDARPGNPGFAAFGKVIGGMDVVRRMLAMPTGAGRGVMRGQMILKPVKILRAERLNGTAKPSGRPKPWLLVMPWHKK; via the coding sequence ATGATGCTGGTTCAGCGTTGTTTTATCGGGTTTCTTGCTGCTCTCCTCGTTTCCGCAGCACCGCCCGAACCGGCGGTCGTGCGGGTCCGGCTGGTCACCTCAGTCGGCAATGTGACGCTGGCGCTCGATGCGCGTCGCGCGCCGAAAACGGTCACCAATTTCATGCTCTACGTCGATGACGGGCGGCTGGAGGGAACCGAATTCTATCGCTCGGCACGGCGCAAGACCGATCCGAAATATGGATTCGTCCAGGGCGGGATCGGCACCGATGCACGGCGCATCCTGCCCGCGCTGCCGCTGGAGCCGACCAGTCGCACCGGGATCAGGCATTTGAGTGGCGCGATATCGATGGCGCATGGGCTGAACCCCAATTCGGCGAGCGGTAATTTCTCGATCATGGTGGGTGACAACCCGACGCTGGACGCGCGCCCCGGCAATCCGGGCTTTGCCGCGTTCGGCAAGGTGATTGGGGGGATGGATGTGGTGCGGCGCATGCTGGCGATGCCCACGGGTGCTGGGCGCGGCGTGATGCGCGGACAGATGATCCTGAAGCCGGTCAAAATCCTGCGCGCCGAGCGGCTTAACGGGACAGCGAAGCCCAGTGGGCGGCCAAAACCGTGGCTGTTGGTGATGCCGTGGCACAAGAAATAG
- the mazG gene encoding nucleoside triphosphate pyrophosphohydrolase: MSDREGSPTPEAPAITPPGIERLMAIMARLRDPVAGCEWDTVQTFETIAPYTIEEAYEVADAIQRGDLTDLKDELGDLLLQVIFHSRIAEESGHFALADVVTGICDKMERRHPHIFGDVENGGHHLWEQIKADERGSKGAAGALDGVAIGLPALLRAEKLQKRAARTGFDWPDPSGARAKIDEEIAEVEAASDATREEEIGDLLFSVVNWSRKLGVDPEAALRAANAKFERRFRAMEAQAGDAFAALDLDAKEELWAKAKRR; the protein is encoded by the coding sequence ATGAGCGATCGGGAAGGCTCCCCGACACCGGAGGCACCCGCGATCACGCCCCCCGGCATCGAACGCCTGATGGCGATCATGGCGCGGCTCCGCGATCCTGTAGCCGGCTGCGAATGGGATACCGTTCAAACGTTTGAGACGATCGCGCCGTACACGATCGAGGAAGCCTATGAAGTCGCCGACGCCATCCAGCGCGGTGACCTGACCGACCTCAAGGATGAACTCGGCGACCTGCTGCTCCAGGTGATCTTCCACAGCCGCATTGCTGAGGAATCCGGCCATTTCGCGCTGGCCGACGTCGTCACCGGCATTTGCGACAAGATGGAGCGCCGCCACCCGCATATCTTCGGCGATGTCGAAAATGGCGGCCATCATTTGTGGGAACAAATCAAGGCCGATGAACGGGGGAGCAAGGGGGCGGCGGGCGCGCTGGACGGGGTCGCAATTGGCCTCCCCGCCCTGCTCCGCGCCGAAAAGCTTCAGAAACGCGCCGCCCGCACCGGCTTCGACTGGCCCGACCCATCGGGCGCGCGCGCCAAGATCGACGAAGAGATTGCCGAAGTCGAAGCCGCCAGCGACGCGACACGCGAAGAGGAGATCGGCGACCTGCTGTTCTCGGTGGTCAACTGGTCACGCAAACTGGGCGTCGACCCCGAAGCCGCATTGCGCGCTGCCAATGCCAAGTTCGAGCGCCGGTTCAGGGCGATGGAAGCGCAGGCCGGCGACGCATTCGCCGCGCTGGACCTCGATGCGAAAGAAGAATTGTGGGCGAAAGCGAAACGGCGCTAA
- a CDS encoding DMT family transporter, translating into MAWIYLTLAGLLEIVWAGAMKLSDGFTRPLPALITLVAMAASFALLALAMRQLPLGTAYMIWTGIGAIGAFVVGVVWLGEGLSATRLIAAALIVSGMALMKWAS; encoded by the coding sequence ATGGCCTGGATTTATCTGACGCTCGCCGGCTTGCTCGAAATCGTCTGGGCCGGCGCAATGAAACTCTCCGACGGTTTCACTCGTCCCCTCCCCGCGCTTATCACCCTCGTCGCAATGGCGGCGAGCTTCGCGTTACTGGCATTGGCGATGCGCCAGCTGCCACTCGGTACTGCCTATATGATCTGGACCGGTATCGGCGCGATCGGCGCGTTCGTGGTCGGGGTCGTGTGGCTGGGCGAAGGCCTCAGCGCGACCCGCCTGATCGCCGCCGCACTGATCGTATCGGGCATGGCGCTGATGAAATGGGCGTCCTGA
- the metG gene encoding methionine--tRNA ligase has product MAEPYYITTAIHYPNGKPHIGHAYEMIAADAIARFQRQAGRDVRFQTGTDEHGLKIDQTARARGVSPRELADEMSSYFSAMADDLNISYDRFIRTVDPDHYAASQAIWKAMEAKGDLYLDRYEGWYSVRDEAFYEEKELSEGEGGIKLSPQGTPVEWTAEETWFFKLSNYQQKLLDLYDAQPDFIRPDRSRNEVVKFVEGGLIDLSISRTSFDWGVPVPDALGHVMYVWVDALTNYLTGIGYPDANSDLAHYWPANLHLIGKDITRFHAVYWPAFLMSADIPLPKEVFAHGFILNRGEKMSKSTGNVADPIELVRLYGVDALRYFLLREVNFGGDGSFSDEAIVARANADLANSFGNLAQRTLAFIAKNLEGVLPEAGRADPADAELLATIEEAGREFRAAFDTLALNQGLEAWMRAVFACNQYIDVQAPWALRKTDPDRMNAVLGTLVRAIRDLAILVLPVIPESAGKILDQLGQDARDHAALDDKGWYDTLTSSGFRLAPPTGVFPRLELAAPAA; this is encoded by the coding sequence ATGGCCGAACCTTATTACATCACCACCGCGATCCACTACCCCAATGGCAAGCCGCATATCGGCCACGCCTATGAGATGATCGCCGCCGACGCGATCGCCCGGTTTCAGCGTCAGGCGGGGCGCGACGTGCGCTTTCAGACCGGCACCGACGAGCATGGGCTGAAGATCGACCAGACCGCGCGTGCCCGTGGCGTATCCCCACGCGAACTGGCTGATGAAATGTCATCCTATTTCAGTGCGATGGCTGACGATCTGAACATCTCATATGATCGTTTCATCCGCACTGTCGATCCCGATCATTACGCCGCCAGCCAGGCCATCTGGAAGGCGATGGAGGCCAAGGGCGACCTGTATCTCGACCGCTACGAGGGTTGGTATTCGGTCCGCGACGAAGCCTTTTACGAGGAAAAGGAACTTTCCGAGGGGGAGGGCGGCATCAAGCTGTCGCCCCAGGGAACGCCGGTCGAATGGACCGCCGAGGAAACCTGGTTCTTCAAACTATCGAACTATCAGCAGAAACTGCTCGACCTCTACGACGCACAGCCCGATTTCATCAGACCCGATCGTTCGCGCAACGAAGTCGTGAAATTCGTCGAGGGTGGCCTGATCGATCTCTCGATCTCGCGCACCAGTTTCGACTGGGGCGTGCCGGTGCCGGATGCGCTGGGTCACGTGATGTATGTGTGGGTCGATGCGCTGACCAACTACCTGACCGGCATCGGCTATCCCGACGCGAACAGCGATCTGGCGCATTACTGGCCCGCAAACCTGCATCTGATCGGCAAGGACATCACCCGTTTCCACGCGGTGTATTGGCCCGCCTTCCTGATGTCGGCCGACATCCCGCTGCCAAAGGAAGTGTTCGCACACGGCTTTATCCTCAACCGGGGTGAGAAAATGTCGAAATCCACCGGCAATGTCGCCGACCCGATCGAGCTCGTCCGCCTCTACGGCGTCGATGCACTGCGCTATTTCCTGCTCCGCGAAGTCAATTTCGGCGGCGACGGTAGCTTCAGCGACGAGGCCATCGTCGCGCGCGCAAACGCCGATCTGGCTAACAGCTTCGGCAATCTGGCGCAGCGGACGCTGGCTTTCATCGCCAAGAATCTGGAGGGCGTGTTGCCCGAAGCCGGTCGCGCCGACCCCGCCGACGCTGAACTGCTCGCAACCATCGAGGAAGCAGGCCGGGAGTTTCGTGCCGCTTTCGACACCCTTGCGCTCAATCAGGGGCTGGAAGCCTGGATGCGCGCCGTCTTTGCCTGCAACCAGTATATCGACGTCCAGGCACCGTGGGCGCTGCGCAAGACCGACCCCGACCGCATGAATGCCGTCCTCGGCACGCTCGTCCGCGCGATCCGCGATCTCGCCATCCTCGTGCTGCCGGTTATCCCCGAATCCGCCGGCAAGATCCTTGATCAGCTGGGACAGGACGCGCGCGATCACGCCGCGCTGGACGACAAGGGCTGGTACGACACCTTGACGTCATCCGGCTTCCGCCTCGCACCACCGACCGGCGTGTTCCCCCGCCTCGAACTCGCGGCCCCGGCGGCATGA